A window from Cellulomonas sp. C5510 encodes these proteins:
- a CDS encoding prepilin-type N-terminal cleavage/methylation domain-containing protein, translating to MNRPRHRLDTTREGGFTLVELLVAMTVGLLVLAMVTGGLIMLIGQQRRVVDTGQTGSEVQAAFSGIQRGVRNSTADGIEVSDSGRLMVALTGGGTSTSAWRCQAWRYVPAADAGDAGTLYWTIRPQGTALDVVTDPEAAGWTVLVENVVTDGSQPVFTLQPSGSVRIAMVASRTGQPDDIEAVRMDTEVVRLPQAHSGKGGCFS from the coding sequence GTGAACCGCCCGCGCCATCGGCTCGACACGACCCGGGAGGGCGGCTTCACTCTCGTCGAGCTCCTCGTCGCGATGACCGTGGGTCTCCTCGTGCTCGCCATGGTCACCGGCGGCCTGATCATGCTGATCGGGCAGCAGCGTCGAGTCGTCGACACCGGTCAGACCGGCAGCGAGGTGCAGGCCGCCTTCTCCGGGATCCAGCGCGGGGTACGCAACTCCACGGCGGACGGCATCGAGGTCAGCGACAGCGGGCGGCTCATGGTCGCGCTTACTGGCGGCGGCACCAGCACATCCGCGTGGCGCTGCCAGGCGTGGCGTTACGTACCCGCGGCGGATGCGGGAGACGCCGGGACGCTCTATTGGACGATCCGCCCGCAGGGAACGGCGCTGGATGTCGTCACCGACCCCGAGGCCGCCGGGTGGACGGTGCTGGTCGAGAACGTCGTGACGGACGGGAGCCAACCGGTCTTCACCCTGCAACCGAGCGGGTCGGTGCGGATCGCGATGGTCGCGTCGCGTACGGGTCAGCCTGATGACATCGAGGCTGTACGTATGGACACCGAGGTGGTGCGGTTGCCGCAGGCGCACTCGGGCAAAGGTGGGTGCTTCTCGTGA
- a CDS encoding type II secretion system protein, whose translation MRNRDEESGFSMIEVVVALTLAGILLAVLAPLVIGTVVATGKMTTISSATQVAAAGNDAARAQLDAGGLASCSSLVSGSPGLTTSTDQRGVTMRRAVTVTGACTAKSVATVVVRVTAVGDTGLFRDGTELASTRTRVYLP comes from the coding sequence GTGCGCAACCGTGACGAGGAGTCCGGCTTCAGCATGATCGAGGTCGTCGTGGCACTGACGCTCGCGGGCATCCTGCTCGCCGTACTCGCCCCGCTCGTGATCGGCACCGTCGTCGCGACGGGCAAGATGACCACGATCTCCTCCGCCACCCAGGTGGCCGCGGCAGGCAACGACGCGGCGCGGGCGCAGCTGGACGCGGGAGGCCTCGCGAGCTGCTCGTCGCTCGTCAGCGGCTCCCCGGGCCTCACGACGAGCACGGACCAGCGCGGAGTGACGATGCGGCGCGCGGTGACTGTCACCGGAGCTTGCACCGCGAAGTCGGTCGCCACGGTGGTGGTGCGCGTGACGGCCGTCGGTGACACCGGTCTGTTCCGCGACGGGACGGAGCTCGCTTCGACGAGGACGCGGGTGTACCTGCCGTGA